In one window of Gopherus evgoodei ecotype Sinaloan lineage chromosome 9, rGopEvg1_v1.p, whole genome shotgun sequence DNA:
- the LOC115657300 gene encoding uncharacterized protein LOC115657300 codes for MIAAPPRENPLVAWLRAYALQEVLIGNLSDVPPSHDCVACTRPKASEGGSPFLWEFLPLTNLTPQHPASACNNTNWVHRPLFTCNTTSDDQRPNSFAPVAVTGPLPAAPCIVFFGFSNPTPLGQYPNCTQWFIGPRPNSNPKKGSSRYRTEFTRTSVALWEQHCPDCSTRIPKGGMCHRATRHKGRRALSPPSPLLLLTTQTTNSHRMGATQVSHRDGHRRVHTV; via the exons ATGATTGCCGCCCCGCCTCGAGAAAACCCCCTGGTTGCCTGGTTGAGAGCCTACGCCCTACAGGAGGTCCTCATCGGGAACCTGTCAGATGTCCCCCCATCACACGATTGCGTTGCCTGTACAAGACCAAAGGCTTCAGAGGGAgggtcccccttcctctgggagtTCCTCCCCCTCACGAACCTGACTCCACAGCATCCAGCTTCAGCCTGCAACAACACAAACTGGGTTCATCGGCCTCTGTTCACGTGCAACACCACCAGCGACGACCAAAGACCCAACTCATTCGCCCCTGTTGCGGTGACaggaccactcccagcagccccctgcatcgTGTTCTTTGGCTTCTCCAATCCCACTCCGTTGGGGCAGTATCCCAATTGCACCCAATGGTTCATAGGACCTCGGCCTAACTCAAACCCCAAGAAAGGAAGCTCAAGATACCGCACTGAGTTCACCAG GACAAGTGTGGCTCTGTGGGAACAACATTGCCCGGACTGCTCTACCCGCATTCCCAAAGGGGGTATGTGCCATCGGGCAACTCGTCATAAAGGGAGGAGGGCTCTTTCACCACCGTCGCCCCTTCTTCTCCTCACCACGCAAACGACGAACAGCCACCGCATGGGAGCGACTCAAGTCAGCCACCGAGATGGTCATAGGAGGGTACATACAGTTTAA